The following are encoded in a window of Mycolicibacterium tusciae JS617 genomic DNA:
- a CDS encoding VOC family protein produces MHAQTPVQIAWVTRDLDATEKALTTLLGAKKWVRVTDVHFAPDTCTFRGRPADFIADISFSYAGDTQLELITPVSGESVYSEFLDAGGSGLHHVCIEAPDSAAFDSSLREAENNGTPVVAQGIMPGGMRFAYLSAVDAGVPYIEIAVIPGEIKEFFDYVKQEQQ; encoded by the coding sequence ATGCATGCCCAGACACCTGTCCAGATTGCGTGGGTGACGCGGGACCTCGACGCCACCGAGAAGGCGCTGACCACACTGTTGGGCGCCAAGAAGTGGGTCCGGGTCACCGACGTCCACTTTGCGCCCGACACCTGCACCTTCCGCGGTCGGCCCGCCGACTTCATCGCGGACATCTCGTTCAGCTACGCAGGCGACACCCAGCTCGAGTTGATCACGCCGGTGAGCGGCGAGAGCGTGTACTCCGAGTTCCTCGACGCCGGCGGTTCGGGACTGCACCATGTCTGCATCGAGGCACCCGACTCCGCTGCGTTCGACTCCAGCCTGCGTGAGGCAGAAAATAACGGCACGCCCGTCGTGGCGCAGGGGATCATGCCAGGGGGCATGCGGTTCGCCTATCTGTCGGCGGTCGACGCCGGCGTCCCTTACATCGAAATCGCCGTCATCCCAGGCGAAATCAAGGAATTCTTCGACTACGTGAAACAGGAGCAACAGTGA
- a CDS encoding TetR/AcrR family transcriptional regulator yields MGKRQDARDRIERQIVELGRRHLVTEGAAGLSLRAIARDLGMVSSAVYRYVASRDELLTLLLVDAYSELADAVDDARATTASWRDQVSAMAHAARGWAVEHPAGWALLYGSPVPGYRAPAERTVGPGTRVVGALFDAVDAGIAAGEISKTEVAVRKPLSSDFDGVRTEFGFGGDDSAVAKCFLLWAGLVGAIGLEVFGQYGPDTLTDPAAAFDLQVRLLIEMLTK; encoded by the coding sequence ATGGGCAAGCGGCAGGATGCTCGCGACCGGATCGAGCGCCAGATCGTCGAACTGGGCCGCCGCCACCTGGTCACCGAAGGTGCGGCCGGGCTGTCGCTGCGCGCCATCGCACGTGACCTCGGCATGGTGTCGTCGGCGGTGTACCGGTACGTGGCCAGCCGCGACGAGCTCCTGACACTTCTGCTCGTCGACGCCTATTCGGAGTTGGCCGACGCGGTGGACGATGCTCGCGCGACAACGGCGTCATGGCGCGATCAGGTGTCCGCCATGGCGCACGCGGCACGAGGCTGGGCCGTCGAACACCCCGCGGGATGGGCGCTGCTGTACGGCAGCCCGGTGCCCGGCTACCGCGCGCCGGCCGAGCGAACCGTCGGCCCGGGCACCCGAGTGGTGGGTGCGTTGTTCGACGCTGTCGACGCCGGAATCGCGGCGGGCGAGATCTCGAAGACCGAAGTCGCGGTGAGGAAACCGTTGTCGTCGGATTTCGACGGCGTGCGCACTGAGTTCGGATTCGGCGGCGACGATTCCGCGGTCGCCAAGTGCTTTCTGCTGTGGGCGGGACTGGTCGGAGCCATCGGCCTGGAGGTGTTCGGTCAGTACGGGCCGGACACGCTCACCGATCCCGCGGCCGCCTTCGACCTCCAGGTGAGGCTGCTGATCGAGATGCTGACCAAATAG
- a CDS encoding SRPBCC family protein, whose product MTEVDVEYQINAVERKLGTRIIDAKDAHVVTISQSYDTDQDDLWDAVTSIERIPRWLMPISGDLTVGGTYQLEGQAGGTVLTCDPPKNFTATWEFGGGISWIDVSVGSDGPDRARLVIEHIAHVDDHWEQFGPGAVGMGWDSMLLGLAIHLATGAAIDPSFGEQWIVTEDGRRFLTLSGEQWCAANVAFGTDPVAARGMAARCLAAYLGEESN is encoded by the coding sequence ATGACTGAGGTAGATGTCGAGTACCAAATCAACGCAGTCGAGCGCAAGCTGGGGACCCGCATCATCGATGCCAAGGACGCGCACGTCGTCACCATCAGCCAGTCCTACGACACCGACCAGGATGACCTATGGGACGCCGTCACCAGCATCGAGCGCATTCCCCGGTGGTTGATGCCGATCTCCGGTGACCTGACGGTCGGCGGCACCTACCAGTTGGAGGGTCAGGCCGGCGGAACCGTCCTGACGTGCGATCCGCCGAAGAACTTCACCGCGACATGGGAATTCGGCGGCGGTATCAGTTGGATAGACGTCAGTGTGGGCAGTGATGGCCCAGACCGGGCACGCTTGGTGATCGAGCACATCGCCCATGTCGACGACCATTGGGAACAGTTCGGACCGGGCGCGGTCGGCATGGGCTGGGATTCGATGCTGCTCGGCCTGGCGATTCACTTGGCCACCGGCGCGGCGATCGATCCATCGTTCGGCGAGCAGTGGATCGTCACCGAGGACGGTCGCCGCTTCCTCACTCTCTCCGGCGAGCAGTGGTGCGCCGCGAACGTGGCCTTCGGTACGGACCCTGTGGCGGCCCGCGGGATGGCCGCGCGATGCCTGGCGGCGTACCTCGGTGAGGAGTCAAACTAG
- a CDS encoding nitroreductase/quinone reductase family protein — protein sequence MTVRYDQPTGAARAVNELFRLLAEAGISVAGTVALRVRGRKTGKRRGVVVNLLTVDGRDYLVSPRGNTQWVRNARAAGAVEMGPRWHSTEVRITEVADDEKPELLRRYLDRWFWEVKGHVAGLTPESSDIDLRATAPSIPVFELQR from the coding sequence ATGACAGTCCGCTATGACCAGCCCACAGGGGCTGCCCGTGCCGTCAACGAGCTGTTCCGGCTGCTGGCCGAGGCCGGCATCAGCGTCGCCGGCACGGTCGCACTGCGCGTGCGTGGCCGGAAAACCGGAAAGCGACGCGGGGTGGTGGTCAACCTGTTGACCGTCGACGGCCGTGACTACCTGGTTTCACCCCGCGGCAACACGCAGTGGGTTCGCAACGCGCGGGCGGCAGGCGCCGTCGAGATGGGTCCGAGGTGGCACAGCACTGAGGTTCGCATCACCGAGGTTGCCGACGACGAGAAGCCCGAGCTGCTGAGGCGCTACCTCGACCGGTGGTTCTGGGAGGTGAAGGGCCACGTCGCCGGGCTGACTCCCGAGTCGTCGGACATCGACTTGCGCGCGACCGCGCCGTCGATCCCGGTGTTCGAACTTCAGCGCTAA
- a CDS encoding ArsR/SmtB family transcription factor translates to MHAFDVLGDPVRRRILELLAVGELSAGAIGAQIQAEFAISQPAVSQHLKVLRENGFTSVRPDGQRRLYAVSGTALRDVDEWLDGFRRFWAPRLDALGTEIARGKRQRRNQGRQYD, encoded by the coding sequence GTGCACGCGTTCGATGTACTCGGCGACCCGGTGCGTCGGCGCATTCTCGAATTGCTTGCCGTCGGCGAGTTATCGGCGGGAGCCATCGGGGCGCAGATCCAGGCGGAGTTTGCGATAAGCCAACCGGCGGTGTCGCAGCATCTCAAGGTGTTGCGGGAGAACGGATTCACCTCGGTCCGTCCAGACGGCCAGCGCAGACTGTATGCGGTCAGCGGCACGGCGTTGCGCGACGTCGACGAGTGGCTCGACGGCTTCCGCCGCTTCTGGGCACCGCGACTCGACGCGCTGGGGACCGAGATCGCGCGCGGTAAACGACAACGCAGAAACCAAGGGAGGCAATATGACTGA